TATCATCTGATATCACGCAGGAAATGGccacatttctctttgtttgaGCATACACCTTTTAACATTTTACCAGGCACCAGAACTCAGCCTTATTTTATTGTACCCAAACTCAAAATACAATGTATATGTCCTAGTAAAGTTACTAAAGAGGTCCCACCCTTAATACAAAACCACACCTGAAAGATTAGGACATGATCAACGTACCATTTTATCTTCATGGCAAAAGGCCACTGTCACTCTGTTTTGGGTCCTCTTTCTCATCTCAGTAAGCAACTCAATCTCACTGGTAGGTCAAGATCTGCCCCTGAGACAACTTTACTCTACAGTGGAAAGAACAAGGTGATGGTCAGGATTCTAAGACCACTGCCCCACTTACATATTCCTGTTCCTTGTTACTATTGCCAATAATTGCTTATCTCAGTAATACTCTATTCCTTACCCTCACTGGCACCAGAAtactctgctttcctttccatgGCAAACTGCCAGAGGAATGAAGAGCAAACAGTCCAACTGCAGTTCTTCCCactctttttctctcagtaTTCTCCAGTGGAAACATCACACAGATAGCACTCTCCCAGGGATCAGTCACACTGCACACAATCCTATAGAGCATGTGCCTATTATATACTAATACAGAATAACTGATGATCTCATTACCCAATATTACTGCATACCTGTGGTATTGTGGTATGAGTCTAAATCTTCTGCAAGAATACCTGAGTACTAGCAAATAAAACCATGTGCTAAAGTAATGCTAGACTTAAAAggatattttgcattttctttgtcatcTGTTAGATCAAACAACTGATGAGCACAATCCTTGATTAATTCATCCAGAGCTTCTTCCATGGCTGACAAGTCAGAAAGTTCATCTTTAAGGTTTTGCCGCTGTGTTGCCATTTCAACAACTTGGTCAAGATTAGAACCTCTAAAAGAATATGAAAGTTGTCTAATATGCTGATGGAAAGAAGAGCCTGGTTATTGAATACAGAAAGTGTACTGATAGAAAACAACCAGGAATTTTGGTATCCTTTACTCAGCTGAAACATGACACAATGCACTTTTTCACTTGGCACTTGTTAATATAGTATGTCATGCAGACAGCCTGAGGATAAAGAAAAACTTAAGTTCTTCTTATCtgttaaaataattcagtgtgCTATAAAATACTTTCAAAGCTATGCTATTCAACATCGTTGCATTTTATTGTTTCAGAAATTACAAGTTTTCAAGCCAACTTACACCCACTGGATGTGATTCTTTGATCTTTTCTGAATTAAGTCGATCCCATCCAACACGCTGGTGATGTCGTACACTCTTCGTTTTTGTACTCCAAGAGCTGTTGCTACATCGTTTAAATCAAGGACACCATCTGGAGCTCTTTTGACAAGATCCATGAATTTTCGAGTCAAATAAACCAAGGATGCATCAAATCGAGGCCTTTTGACCTTCAGAgtttctgtaatgtttttgaTATAATATTTAGGGTACGTTACTACAGCAATATGAAACGTCTCTTAGAAAACAAGTGATCAAGTAGTAATTGACGCAAGAGTTTGAAAGAATGCAGTTATTCACATCATAAAGTCCATTAACAAGATGCACTGGTTTTATCTAAAtagaaaatgcacatttttgtGCTTTCAACATTTATAACTAGCATGTGTAATAACAGTCATGTCACCCATGATTTGTAGGACACGAGCTCTGACTATTAAATCAATACCAACAAAAACTTAGGTTAATTACAGGTAGTGTCAGGGCACAGAGAACTGCAGCTTTATCACTTAGTCCCAGACACTGCTAAATAAGTTCTTTGCACCTTCTTGGCTCACAGCAACTAGTAGGTCTCCCAAATAATTCTCAGGCATGGTTCAAGAGTTAGCTTGCCTCTGGGGACTATTTCAGTCCACTTGGTTCCAGAGTCTAAGAATGTTGTGTACGGACACACTTAACTTGTACTGTACTCTTTAGCCTCAGGGACTAAAAATTGGTGAAGTCACTGTTTAGTTTACTTTACGACAAAGATCTACAAATCAAGAGACACCAGTGCACAGTCTCAGAGCAGAGAAGGACTCATCAACAGCTTGGTTAATGTTAGATTGTTATTTACATATGCCTGACCACTCCttcattttaaagcacaaaAGTAGTTATGGTACATATGCTCTCATCTAAAATCTCTAATGCTTGTCAATAAAAGGCTGTAAAATACCACTGCTACTTGTGCCTTGTACTGCAAAGCATTTCATATCTTATCAAACTTTACTACTAAATATGATCTAATGCTTCCAGAGAACATGCATGCATGTGTAAGGAAGCTTCCCTAGAAACACTCTGCTTCGATTTTTTCCCAGGACGAATGAGACGTGCTCTTTTATTTGCAATGTATTGCTCTCATTCTGTGGCTACAAGACTGTGCCCTTTTTAACAGAAGTGACAGGTTCAACGGCTCTTTACTTCATTTTGAATGGTGTTACTGTAAGATTTCTAACAATATTCTATCCGtgagaaacaaaatcagaacaacaaaaaactaaatTTGCTCAATCCTGTGTTTACATTTGTCAGTACtgactgaaaaataatgctaGTTATTAGTACCAATTGAAAAATAATGCCAGGCAACGTGATGCCCTAGGTTACTTCTCTGTAAGCTCATTTTCTTGATAGCTGTAGGGACATACACTTGGCAGATGGAAAGAGAAGAGTGAAAACCATGACAAATGCATTGCCATATTTGCTAGTTAATTAAGTATGCAGCATTCTTCCTGTTCTGTCTATATGAGGTCTGTaacaatttctcatttgtttacAGCATGTGTcagcactgttaaaaaaaaaaaaacaaccattaaATACTTCAAGGATAACACATGGAATGCAGCCACTTACTTTTTACAACTGGTACGTCATCATCCAAATTCAAGTCGAGCATTGGtgtctgaggaaaaaaatcaagtataATTAATGCAAGATGCCTGCTGTTTCAAGGAAGCACAGGAAGCTTTTAACAGAGAAACCCATGAACCCAACTCTAGATGCTACAGTAACAGAAGTGCTGACAGCTTAACAGAGCGTACTGTGAAGGAACCACATTCGATAGAAGAGGCACACACACGTTAATACCCGTCAGATTTTTCAGCTCTTAAGTTGAGTATATCTCCTGCTGTTTTGGAAATCAGGAAACATCAATAAACTCCATAAATCTCaggcagtggtcacagcacaAACCAGTATCTCTATAAAGTCTATAAATACCAGTTTTGGCCATTCCATGTAACAGCTCACATACAGTTGATATAGTGGTAATGTACAGCATCGCAATTATTCTGCAGCAGACTTCCAAACTAGTAGCAGTCTGCTCA
This genomic stretch from Meleagris gallopavo isolate NT-WF06-2002-E0010 breed Aviagen turkey brand Nicholas breeding stock chromosome 2, Turkey_5.1, whole genome shotgun sequence harbors:
- the E2F6 gene encoding transcription factor E2F6, translating into MLDLNLDDDVPVVKKTLKVKRPRFDASLVYLTRKFMDLVKRAPDGVLDLNDVATALGVQKRRVYDITSVLDGIDLIQKRSKNHIQWVGSNLDQVVEMATQRQNLKDELSDLSAMEEALDELIKDCAHQLFDLTDDKENAKLAYVTYQDIRSIQAFQKQIVIAIKAPEETRLEIPIPKEDCIKVHVKSTKGPIDVYLCDVEQDKPGDKTSEDKEAVASETEPSVPPGEE